One window of the Cryptomeria japonica chromosome 7, Sugi_1.0, whole genome shotgun sequence genome contains the following:
- the LOC131059684 gene encoding aspartyl protease 25-like, protein MAMNKQALLFALSFLLYCFLRPPSCECGTTEEKYYMVEMNTFLIEEGRNFNASTRSPSGALVFLEVGRGGADLLITHLNVASNSSWRDVLTQGLQRDKHLVNRILTHNARSSPLGTNALSTPVTSGRELQGPEYTVAVSIGTPAQKQLMGIDTLISLSWIQCNPCKDCSSNAKLPMYVPKQSASYRSVSCKLSKCPPLGSDPKDFESKCDNRDTCTYRDTNGVAQGSEGDYITETLQVGENTLNELHMGCAYSFTPLREYATSGHLGLGRGPLSLVSQKAGGQFSYCLPNYLSMGATGSLSLGKYSVPSSVKVFTPMQKEPQFASSAYILGLEGISVGGQRLSVNMQVPGSLPTITYIDTAIMATQLVKPLYDALRSSFEEKMKTYAPAVQPASPFGEFKPCYQLSNITSVRIPTVTLHFKGNANFDVPAVGTLLQVASDVVCFPFQQSPNDAVNIIGNVQQQGITVAYDNVNNRIGFGPGSC, encoded by the coding sequence ATGGCGATGAATAAGCAAGCTTTACTCTTCGCACTTTCCTTTCTCCTTTATTGTTTTCTCCGCCCTCCCAGCTGCGAATGTGGAACTACAGAAGAAAAGTACTACATGGTTGAAATGAATACATTTCTTATTGAAGAGGGGAGGAATTTTAATGCCTCGACTAGAAGCCCAAGCGGGGCACTGGTGTTCCTAGAAGTAGGAAGAGGAGGGGCAGATCTGCTCATTACTCATCTCAATGTAGCCTCCAATTCAAGTTGGAGGGATGTTCTGACGCAAGGGCTTCAAAGGGATAAGCACCTTGTTAATCGCATCCTTACCCATAATGCTAGATCCTCTCCTTTAGGAACAAATGCCTTAAGCACTCCCGTTACATCCGGGAGAGAACTACAAGGTCCAGAATATACTGTAGCAGTTTCCATTGGAACACCAGCTCAGAAACAACTGATGGGAATTGATACGCTCATTTCCCTATCATGGATTCAGTGCAACCCCTGCAAGGATTGTTCTTCCAATGCAAAGCTCCCCATGTATGTCCCAAAGCAATCTGCCTCCTATAGGTCGGTGTCTTGTAAGCTTTCGAAATGTCCACCCCTGGGATCTGATCCCAAGGACTTTGAGTCAAAGTGTGACAACCGGGATACCTGCACTTACAGGGACACTAATGGTGTCGCCCAAGGATCCGAGGGAGATTATATCACAGAGACCCTGCAGGTGGGGGAGAATACCTTGAATGAGTTACACATGGGATGCGCCTATAGCTTCACTCCACTGAGGGAGTATGCAACATCCGGGCATTTAGGATTGGGCAGGGGTCCCCTTTCCTTAGTTTCCCAGAAGGCGGGTGGGCAGTTCTCCTACTGTCTTCCCAATTACCTGTCTATGGGCGCAACAGGATCACTGAGTTTAGGGAAGTATTCAGTTCCATCCTCTGTTAAAGTCTTCACACCCATGCAAAAAGAGCCCCAGTTTGCTTCAAGTGCATACATCTTGGGACTAGAAGGTATCAGCGTGGGAGGCCAACGCTTAAGCGTGAACATGCAGGTTCCTGGTTCTCTGCCCACAATAACTTATATTGACACAGCCATAATGGCTACCCAGCTGGTGAAACCTCTGTACGATGCTTTGAGATCTTCCTTCGAGGAAAAGATGAAGACATACGCGCCAGCTGTTCAGCCCGCCTCGCCATTTGGAGAATTTAAACCGTGCTACCAATTATCCAACATAACATCTGTCAGAATCCCCACCGTTACTCTTCATTTCAAAGGCAATGCCAATTTCGATGTCCCCGCTGTGGGAACTCTGCTTCAAGTTGCGAGTGATGTGGTGTGTTTCCCCTTTCAACAGTCTCCGAATGACGCTGTGAACATCATTGGGAATGTCCAGCAACAGGGTATTACAGTGGCTTACGACAATGTAAACAACAGAATTGGCTTTGGCCCTGGCTCTTGCTGA